In Bradyrhizobium paxllaeri, the genomic stretch CGCGTGCAGATTGGTATATCCTCTGGCCTCGACGATACCGGGGATCGTCGATACCGCGCTGGCGAAGCCGGCCTCCTGCCCCATGACCACGTGCTCCCGCCGCCATGACTGCCGGTCGCCGAAGGGATAGGCGAAATGCTTGATGGGGCGGCGCAAGGCGGTCTCGGCGACCGCCTTGCCCATCGTCATTTCGCGCTGCGCGTCCGTCCCTTTCAGGTTCGACAGCGCGGCATAATTCACCGTCGCGCTGCCGATCGTCACCAGCGGATCGGCGGCGAGTTTCGCCAGATCGTCCCAGTCCATCGACTGAGCGCGCGACAGCGCCGCGAGATCGACGGAGTAGCGCGTGCAGAGATCATGGATCGCGAACGCAAGATCGGCCGGCGGCAGCGTGCGCAGCCAGCTCGCCAGAAATTCGAAAGTGTCATGCTTCTCTACCGTGCTGCCGGTTGCGAAACGCCGCTCCTTGCGGTCGATCACCAGGCTGATGCGCTCCTCGCGCGCGATCATATCTTCCAGCGCGAGCCACCAGGCTTCGCCGAGCCCGTCCGGAAACGCGGTCGGCAGGTAGACGGTGAAAGGCACATGGTGCTTCGCGAGCACCGGATAGGCCTGCGTGATGACATCCTTGCAGCCGCCGTCGAAGGTCAGGCAGGCAAAGCGATTGGCTCTTGGCAGCGTGACCGCCCGCCGGCACACCTCGTCCATCGTGAGCAGATCGAAGTTCCAGCGCTTCAGCGCGACGATTGTCCGGTCAAGAAATTGCGGCGTGATTTCGCGCCACCGGTTGGGTTGGAACGGCCGGGAATCGCGCGGACGCACGCGCTCGAACCGCAAAATGGCGCCGGCGCCCCCGTTCTGCCGCTGCTTCAGCCTGAAATAGCCGCTGAAATAGCCGAGCTCCATTCGGGCCCTCTGCAAAATTCCGATATCCGACGCCAACGTCCCGCCCTCACTCACGGGTCGCGCTGCCCCGCCGCGCCCCGATTGTATTACCCTTTGTTGACATTTCCCTGCGAAGGTCGGCCAACGCCAAAATTGTAAACAATTTCATATAGCACGGGCTTTGCGATGACCATGGCTGCCGCGATTGAAGACCGCACGGCGGATCGAGATGCGTGGTCGAAGGCAGGCCGCATTGCCAGCATAGATATCGTTCGCGACCTGACCGCGGCGGAAACTATCTGGCGCAACCTGGAAGCCGCGCAAACCTCGTTCACGCCATATCAGCGCTTCGATTTCCTCAGTTCCTGGCAGCGGCAGGTTGGCGCGCGTGAAGGTCTCGTTCCCTTCATCGTGATTGCCTACGACGCCGAGCGTCGTCCGCTGCTGCTGCTGCCGCTCACGATGAGGCAGGCCTATGGCGCGCGCTGCGCCAGTTTCATGGGCGGCAAGCATTCGACCTTCAACATGGCGCTGTTCGATCGCGATTTCGCCGCAAGCGCAACGCAAGTTGATCTGGAAGGCCTGATGTCGGCGATATCGCAGCGATCCGAAGCCGACGTCCTCGCGCTGCATCAGCAACCGGTAAGTTGGCGCGATCTGCCCAATCCGCTCGCCTTGCTGCCGCACCAGCCGTCCGCCAATGATTGCCCGCTGCTGGTGATGGAGCCTGGCGCCGCGCCTGCGGCGCTGGTCAGCAACTCGTTCCGCCGCCGCCTCAAGGGTAAGGAACGCAAGCTGCAGTCCCTGCCTGGCTACCGCAGTCATATTGCTTCGTCGGAAGCCGACATCATCCGGCTGCTCGACTGGTTCTTCCGCGTCAAGCCGCAGCGGATGGCCGAACAGAAGCTGCCGAACGTGTTCGCCGATCCCGGCATTGAAGATTTCATTCGCAGCGCCTGCACGGCGCCGCTTCCCGGCGGCAGGCACGCCATCGATATCCACGCGCTGGAATGCGACGAGGAAGTGATCGCGATCTTCGCCGGCGTCGCCGACGGCCATCGCTTCTCGATGATGTTCAATACCTACACGATGTCGGCGAATTCGAAATACAGCCCCGGCCTGATCCTGATGCGCGACATCATCGATCACTACGCCGGACAGGGCTATCGTGCCCTCGATCTCGGAATCGGATCGGACGACTACAAACGACTGTTCTGCAAGAGCGACGAGCCGATCTTCGACAGCTTCATTCCGCTGAGCCAGCGCGGCAAGCTTGCTGCCGGCGTGATGTCGGGCGTGAACCGCACCAAGCGGCTGGTGAAGCACAATCCGGCGCTGCTGGAGATGGCGCAGAAGCTGCGCAATGCGTTCAGTTAGATAGTTGTTGCGATTGTAGGGTGGGCAAAGGCGCATAGCGCCGTGCCCACCCTCTATCAGATTCCATGCTGTTGATGGTGGGCACGCTTACGCTTTGCCCACCCTACGAAACCTCTTATGCCGCGACCACGCGCGGGCTCGGCTCGACGGCGTCCGACGGCTGGCACGGCTTGCTCAGCATCGTCACCTCGGAGAAGCCGACCGCCCTGAGCTGATCGCACATCGACGCGCGCGCGTCCTGCGCCATCGATGCGTCGGGCACCACGATCGCCCGCGCCCGCGACGTCAGCAATTCGGCCGGCAGATCGGAGGCGGTGCCTGCATCCAGAACGACATGGTCATAAACCCGCAGCAGCGCGTCGATCGCCAGCGTCAGCCGCGGCGACTGGAGCTGCGCGCGGTCGAAGCCCGGGCGTCCGGCGCTGACGAGATGCGCGCGCGACTGCCGGTCCTTGGTGATGATCTGCGTGAACGAGGCTTCGCCCTGCATCAGTTCGGCGAGCCCGGGCGCGACCGGATCGGCCGACGCTGCCACGATTGCCGGCGACAACGCGACGAGATCGACGACCACGACTTTCGCCTGCTGCGCCATCAGCCGCGCCAGCGTCAACGCAGTCAGCGTGATGCTCTCGCTCGATGCGCTGCCGAGCACGGTCACCTTCCGCGTCGCGGCGCCGGCGTCAACCAGCGCATCGGCCAGCTGCTCGATCTCGCCGTCCGCTGCCGCCGCCGCAACATTCATGCGGGGAGCGTCTACGCGAGGCTCGTGCAACACAGGCTCGAGAAGGTGGTCTCCCTCGATGGGAAGCTCCGGCGCGATGGCCGGCGCACGCACCGGTTCCGGCGTTGGAGCCATGACGATGTCGGGCGCAATCTCGCGCGCAACCTCCGGCACGACCGCATCGCGCGGCCGCGGCGCGGTCATGCGCAGCAATTCGCCGGTCGCAATCGCACCTGACGTCAGCAGCAAGGTCGCCAGCGTCGCGATCAGCACGATCGGCAGCTTCTTCGGATAGGCCGGCGTGTTGGAAACGGTGGCGCGGGAGATGATGCGGCCATCGGCCGGGGCCGCCTCGATATTCTCGCGGGCGGCGGCTTCGCGGTATTTGGCGAGATAGGTTTCCAGGAGGTCGCGCTGCGCCTTGGCCTCGCGCTCGAGCGCGCGGAGCTGCACGTCCTGGCCGTTGTTGGAGGAGGCTTGCTTCTTCAATTGGTCGAGACTGTTCATCAGGCCCTCGACCCGGCCCCCGGCAATGCGCGCATCATTGTCCAGCGAGCGCGACACCTTGCCCGCCTCCTCGCGCAGTTGGCGATCGAGATCGGCGAGCTGCGCCTTCAACTCCTTGATGCGCGGATGGCCGCCAAGCAGCGTCGACGATTGCTCGGCAAGCTGGGCGCGCAGCGTTACCCGCTGCTCGGAGAGCCTGCGGATCAGTTCGGAATTGAGCACCTCGGACGCCTCGATCGGCTGGCCGCTTTGCAGCATCTCCCGGATCAGCCGGGCCTTGGACTCCGCGTCCGACTTCAATGCGCGGGCGTTGTTCAACTGCGTATTGATCTCGCCCATCTGCTGATTGGACAGCGTGGTGTTGTTGGTGCCGACAAAGAGACTGGACTTGGAGCGGAAGTCCTCGACGCGGGATTCGGATTCGGCCACCTTCTTGCGCAGCTGTTCGATTTCACCCGACAGCCACTGCCCGGCCGACTTCGCCTGCTGCTGCCGCGCGTCCTGCTGCAACACCAGATACCCTTCCGCGATCGAATTGGCGACGCGTGCTGCGAGTTCGGGATCGCGCGACTGGAATTCGACGACGATGACGCGGGATTTGTCGACCACATAGGCCGTGAAGCGCTCGTAATAGGCTTCCAGCACCCGCTCTTCCGGCGTCAGCGAGAACGGGTCGCGGCCGATGCCGACCAGAGTCAGCAGCGACTTGATCGGCGAAAAACCGCGCAACACCGGATCGAATTCGGGGAGTTCGGCAAGCTTGTTCTTCCTGATGATCTCGCGGGCAAGGTCGCGCGACTGCACGAGTTGCACCTGGCTGGTCACCGCTTCAGCGTCGAGCGCGCTGCGCTCCTCGTTGCGTTCTCCGGTCGGCCGCAGGAACACGTTCTCGCGGCCGTCGACCAGGATGCGCACTTCCGACTTGAACCGAGGGGTAATCATATTGACGGCGACAAGCGACAATACGAGCGCCAGCACCGTCGGGATAATGATCCAGCCTCGCTTGCGCAGCAGCGCCTGACCAAGCGCATGCAGATCGAGATCGCCGGAATAGGATGCGGCGACAGGCTTTCGAGCCGCCGGCACAGGCTTTGTTACCGCCCGCTGCACCACCGGCTTATCCTTGCCTGCACGCCAGAACGCCAAACGCATCGCACACTCCCGCGGACACAACGATCGGTCCGCTCGACCGGCGCGATTACACTTCATTATGGTTGCCGCTGGGTTAATTCGCCCTGCACGCGCGCCCAAACGCCGCCCCTCGCGCATCAGGTCATTTTTTGTTAACCATCCACACCCTTAATCGCGGAATAGTTTTCCAGGATTCCCGTAATGCGAGGCGTGCTCGCCCCAATGCCATGTCTGGTTGCTTCGCTGGCGTATGCGGGCTGCATCGCTCGGACCACGCAGGTATCGGTCGCATCTGAAGGCGGTCTCGATGCCTGTCGTTGACGGTCAGCCGCTTCGTATTCTGCACGCCACGCGTGCGCCGGTTGGCGGCATTTTTCGCCACATCCTCGACCTCGCCAACGGCCAGGCGGACCGCGGTCATCACGTCGGCATCATCGCCGACAGCCTCACCGGCGGCGAACGCGCCGAACAGGCGCTGGCGGAAATCGCCCCGCGTCTCAAGCTCGGCGTTCACCGCACCGCCATTCGCCGCGAACCGCTTCCGACCGATGTTGTGGTATGGGCCCGGTTCCAGCGCATGATCCGCGAACTGAAACCGGACGTGCTGCATGGTCACGGCGCCAAGGCGGGGACCTTCATGCGCTTGAGGACCGCGTCCCGCGACAGGATCCGGGTCTACACCCCGCATGGCGGTTCGCTGCACTATCCGCTGTCGACGCTGAAGGGCAACATCTACGCCCGCGTCGAGCGCGCGCTGATGAACGATACCGACCTGTTCCTGTTCGAAAGCGCGTTCGCGCGGAACACCTATCAACGCACCATCGGCACACCGAAGGGACTGGTGCGATGCGTGTTCAACGGCGTCACTGCCAGTGAATTCGATCCCGTCACCAAAGCCGAGGACGCCACCGACCTGATCTATGTCGGCGAGTTCCGGCACATCAAGGGCGCCGACCTCCTGATCGACGCGGTGGCGCGGCTGCGCGCCGGCGGTCGGCAGGTGACGCTCACGCTCGCCGGTGACGGCGAGGAAAGCGAAAGCCTGAAAGCCCGGGTGCAGGAACTCGGCCTCGGCGACGCCGTGCGGTTCATCGGCCACGTCAAGGCGCGCTACGGATTCTCCAAGGGCTCGCTGCTGGTGGTTCCCTCCCGCGGCGATTCGATGCCCTATGTCGTGATCGAGGCGGCGGCTGCCGGCATTCCGATGGTCGCCGCCAAGATCGGCGGCATTCCCGAGATTTTCGGCGAGCATGGCGACGCCCTGTTCGCGCCCAGCAACGCTGCGGCGATGGCCGATGCCATTAAAGCCGCGCTGGAGGATCCGTCTGCGACCGAGGCGCGGGCCCAATCGCTGCGCGAACGAATCTTCATGCATTTTTCGCAGAAGGCGATGGTCGAGGGAGTTTTTGCCGGCTACCGTGACGCGTTTGCCAATCGTTAACCGTTTTTTACCAACGTAACTGTTTCTTCCGATTTGTCCCGTAAGCCGTGGTGTGGGGGAATTCCGCACCGGCGGGCACGTTCTTATGTGCCTGCTCAAGAACGGGATGAGGACAGTGGAACCGATCAACGCACGCTCGATGCTCGATGCCGCGGCGACCGCCAGCGCCGATCGGCCGCCGGTCGAACGGCGCCGGAGGTTGTCGCCGGCGGCGCTCGCCGTCGCCAATCAGAAAGTCGGCCGCGCCTATTCGCCGATCGTGATCGCAGGCGTGGTTCGCGCCATCGACTTCGCGATGCTCGGCGCGATCGGCATCGCGCTCTATTTCGGATATGCCGTCCCGCTCAGCGGTTTCTACTGGGAGTTTCTCGCGGCGATCTTCGGCGTGGCGGCAACGGCGGTGATCTGCTTCCAGGCCGCCGACATCTACCAGGTGCAGCTATTCCGCGGCCACCTTCGCCAGATGACCCGGATGATTTCATCCTGGGCGTTCGTGTTCCTGCTGTTCATCGGCGCCTCCTTCATCGTCAAGCTCGGCAGCGAGATTTCGCGGCTCTGGCTCACGGCGTTTTTCCTCACAGGTCTCACCGCGCTGCTGGCCCAGCGCCTGGTCCTGCGCTCGCTGGTGCGCAGCTGGGCGCGTCAGGGCCGGCTCGATCGCCGCACCATCATCGTGGGCGCGGACCAGAACGGCGAAGAGCTTGTCCAGGCGCTCAAGACCCAGGACGATTCCGATATCGAAGTGCTCGGCGTGTTCGACGACCGCAACGACGACCGCGCGATGGACACCTGCGCCGGCAGTCCGAAGCTCGGCAAAGTCGACGACATCGTCGAATTCGCCCGTCGCACCCGGATCGATCTCGTGCTGTTCGCGCTGCCGATCTCGGCCGAGACGCGCATTCTCGACATGCTGAAGAAGCTCTGGGTGCTGCCGGTGGATATCCGCCTTTCAGCGCATACCAACAAGCTGCGCTTCCGTCCCCGCTCCTATTCCTATCTCGGCGAGGTGCCGACGCTGGACGTGTTCGAGGCGCCGATCACCGACTGGGATCTGGTGATGAAGTGGCTGTTCGACCACGTCGTTGGCTTCGTCATCCTGGTGCTGGCGCTGCCGGTGATGGGCCTGGTCGCGCTCGCCGTCAAGCTCGACAGCCCCGGCCCGGTGCTGTTCCGCCAGAAGCGGTTCGGTTTCAACAATGAGCGCATCGACGTCTTCAAGTTCCGTTCGATGTATCACCATCAGGCCGACCCAACCGCTTCGAAGGTCGTGACCAAGAACGATCCGCGCGTCACCCGCGTCGGGCGATTCATCCGCAAGACCAGCCTCGACGAGCTGCCGCAGCTCTTCAACGTCGTGTTCAAGAGCAATTTGTCGCTGGTCGGCCCCCGGCCGCACGCCGTGCAGGGCAAGCTGCAGAGCCGACTGTTCGACGAGGCCGTCGACGGCTATTTCGCCCGCCACCGCGTCAAGCCGGGCATCACCGGCTGGGCGCAGATCAACGGCTGGCGCGGCGAGGTCGACACCGACGAGAAGATCCAGAAGCGCGTCGAGTTCGATCTCTATTACATCGAGAACTGGTCGGTGCTGTTCGATCTCTACATTCTCTTGAAGACGCCGATCGCGCTGATGACCAAGAGCGAGAACGCGTATTGAGCCCGCGTCATTGCGAGCGCAGCGAAGCAATCCATCGCGCGGCACCGGGATAGATGGATTGCTTCGTCGCTTCGCTCCTCGCAATGACGCGCGGTGGTGACGCTGTAGTTAGTTGAGTTGCGTGAGTGCGTAATGGCGTATGCGGCGACAGCCGGGGATTCCCTATCATCGACGACGGCCGCGCCCGGCGTGCTGGCGCTGCAGCGCGCGCTGGTGTGGCTGGTCGGGGCATCCGGCGCCATCGTCTTCATTGAACCTTCGCCCTATGAGCTGGCGACGCTTGCCGCCACCGTGGTCTTCTTCGCAACCGGCTTGCGGATGCGGCTGGTGTTCGTGCCGCTGCTGCTGCTCCTGTTCCTGGTCAATATCGGCTACAGCATCAGCGCGGTCGCCGTCATGGACCGTCCCAATGTCCCAAACTGGATCGCGACCTCCTGGTACATGGCGATCACGGTCATCCTCTTCGCGATGGTCATCTCGGAGGACACGACAGTGCGGCTCGACATGCTCCGTCGCGGCCTGGTCGTCGGCGCTGTGATTGCGTCGCTCGCGGGCATCGCCGGCTACTTCAATCTCGTCCCCGGCGGGCGCGACCTGCTGACGCTGTATGACCGCGCCCGCGGCACGTTCAAGGATCCCAACGTGTACGGCGCGTTCCTGATCCTGCCGGCGCTGCTCGCGCTGCAAAGCGTCGTCACGGACAAGATCGGTAAGGCGCTCCGCAGCGCGATGGCGTTCGGCATCATATCGCTGGCTATCCTGCTTTCGTTTTCGCGCGCCGCCTGGGGCCAACTGATTGTTACGGCCGCCGTTATGCTCGCGCTGATGGTGCTGACCAGCCGTTCGCAGGCGCAGCGCTCCCGGATCATCGTAATCGCGCTCGTCGCCGCCGTCATCGCGGCGGCGCTGGTCGCAGTGCTGCTATCGCTCGATTCGGTCGCGCAGCTATTCAAGCAGCGCGCCAGCTTCGATCAGAGCTACGACGGAGGCCGCTTCGGCCGTTTCGGCCGGCATGTCCTCGGCGCCGAGATGGCGCTTGGGCTGCCATTCGGCATCGGCCCGCTGCAGTTCAACCGCTTCTTTCCCGAAGACACCCACAATTCCTACCTGAACGCGTTCATGTCGGGCGGCTGGCTCTCCGGCGTCTGCTATCCGGCGCTGGTCTTCGTCACGGTGCTGACGAGCTTCCGCTACGTCTTCGTCCGCGTGCCCTGGCAGCCGATCTATCTGGCCATCTTCGCGGCCTTCCTCGGCACGGTCGGCGAGAGCTTCATCATCGATACCGACCACTGGCGGCATTTCTGGCTGATGCTGGGCACGATGTGGGGCATGTTCGTCGCGGCCGAACGCTGGAATGCCGACAACGATCCGGTACTCATGGCGGCCGCGAAACCGTCCTAGGACCGCTTGCCCTTCTTTGCGGGCTTTGGCTTCGGCGCCTCGACCATCGACTTCAGTTCTTCGGTCGCCGCAAGCATCGTCTCATAGCCCCTGGTCGCGAACTCCAGCAGCAATTTCAACTCGGCGTCCGAATAGGACTCCCAGAGTTTGACCATGCCGCGATGCATGTGTTCGTAGAACCGCCCGATCCTGGCGAGGTTCTCCGGCACGATGGCGATGAACACCTTGCGGCGATCGGCAGGATCACGCTCGCGGCGGACAAGGCCCGCTTTCTCCAGCCGGTCGACGACGCCGGTAATGGCGCCGGTGGTCAACCCGGTCACCTCGGCGAGCCGCCCGGCCGTCACCCGGCCTTCCAGGTTGAGGAAGTCGAGACATTCGAGGTCGGAGCCTGAAATTCCGACCGTATTGGCCACCGTTTGCCCGAAAATGACGCCCTGCGCCGACGAGCGCCGCAGCGCGTGTTCGAGTTCCTGCATCAGCGCAGCCCGCGCCTTCGCCCTTGACAAAGCCAACCCTCTCTCTTAGTCGATATGTATCTTAGTAACTAAGATAATTAGCGACTGTACGTTCCTATCACTTCACGCACGCATGGAGCAAGGCATGAGCGGACGCCCCACAGGACGACCCAAGGCGCTAGTCATCGGCGGCGGCATCGCAGGGCCAGTGACGGCGATCTTCCTGAAGAAGGCCGGCATCGGCGCCGAGCTGTTCGAGGCGTGGCCCTATTCGACCGGCATCGGAGGTGGCCTGCAGATCGCGCCGAACGGCATGCATGTGCTGGCCGAGATCGGCTTGGCCGATGAGATGATCCGTCGCGGATCGATCGCGGAATCCTTCGATTTCCATTCCCAATCCGGCGCCCGCCTCTGTTCGGTCAACCAGAACATGCGGCAGCGCTTCGGCCAGCCGGCAGTGAACATGTGCCGCGCCACGCTGAACGAAATGCTGATCAACAAGGCCTGGTGCGAGAACGTTGAACTGCGTTTCGAGAAGCGGCTGGTCGCCATCGAGGATCGCGCCGACAGGCCGGTGGTTGCGCATTTCGCCGACGGCACCATGGCCGAGGGCGATTTCGTGATCGGGGCCGATGGCGTGCACTCGGCGGTGCGGGCGCATGTGATTCCGGATGGCCCAAAACCGTTCGACACCGGGCTGATCGGCTTCGGTGGCTTCGTCCCGCGCACGGCGATCGCAGATGCGCCGATCGGCCAACGCGTGGTGACGACCTTTGGGCAGAGCGGTTTCTTCGGCTACGGCTTTTGCAGCTCCGATGAGAACGACAGCGTGATGTGGTGGAGCACCCAGCCTTCTTCGCACCGCGTCGACGCGACGGCGTTTCGCGCCATGAGCCAGGACGCGATCAAGCGGCATTTGCTCGATTTCCATGCCGGCTGGCACGATCCGATACCGCGGATTCTGGACGCGGCCGAAAATATCGTGGTGACGGCGACGCTCGACGTTGCGACGCTGCCGACATGGTCGCGCCAGCGCACGCTCCTGATCGGCGACGCCGCGCACGCCACCAGCCCGCACGCCGGCCAGGGCGCCTCGCTCGCGCTCGAAGACGCCATGCGGCTCGGCCGGCTGATGCAGGACAAGCAGGAGCTTGGCCTGACCTTCCAGCGATTCGAGACCGAACGCCGCCCCCGCGCCGAGAAGATCGTCGCGCTGGCCCGCCGCAACGGCAACAGCAAGCGCGAGTTCAGCGCCACCGGCGCATGGATTCGCGATCGTATGTTGAAGCTGCTGTTGCCGATCACGGCCAAGGGAATGGACTGGATGTACGCTTACGATCCGCGGGCGGCGTAGCGGTCGCGACGCGGTGGCGTAGGGTGGACAAAGGCGCGCAAGCGCCGTGCCCACCATCTATCCACGACCGCGCCCGTGATGGTGGGCACGCTGCGCTTTGCCCACCCTACGATTCAACCGTGAACGTCAGGCCCGCGTGATCGACCAGGCGCTTGATCAGCTTGTGCTGCATCGCTGCGCCCGGCGTCCAGAAGCCGGCCGGCACGTCAGGCGTATCGCGCAGCAGGCAGATCGCGCATTCGGAAATCATCTTCGAGGTCGAGCCGTAGCCGGGATCGCGATCGCCCTTCACCGCGGCGCGGACCTGCCGGCCGTCGGGCGCAATCGCGACATAAAGCAGATCGTAGAGCCCGTTCTCGCGCTCTTCCTTTGACGGCCCCTCGCCTGGCTTCGGCGCGTTGGGGCCGGTCTTTTCGGTGTTGGCCGCCATCACCAGCTTGGCGTTGGCCTCGCCCTTCTCGCCGGGCCCGGTCAGCACCATCTCGTCATAGATGAAGTCGCGGCCGTACGGGAAGCCCATCAGCATGTTGGAGCGGTGGACGTTGCGCGTGTTGATCAGGGCCATCATGAACGGCGCCGTCCAGGATTGCATGTCTTCTTCGTAAGCGGGCTTGTTACCGCGCGGCTGCTTCGGGCCGGTGAAGCCCGGCGTCAGCGCGAATGGATCATTGAGGATGGCGACCAGGCTGAGATCTTTGGCGACCGCGTCGAAGGTCGCCTTGGCGCTCGCCGCCGTGCCGCCGGAAAGCGTGCCGCGCATGTTGCGCACGCGGCCCTTGACGCGCAGTGCCGGCGCGCCGAACGCGCGCTTCGCCTCCTCTTGCACGAAGAACGCGCCGAGTTCGAACGGCACGGAATCGAATCCGCAGGAAAACACGATGCGCGCACCGCTCGCCTTCGCCGCGGCCTCGTGCTTGTCGATCATCTGACGCATCCAGATCGGCTCGCCGCAGAGATCGACATAGTCGGTGCCGACCTCGACGCAGGCTGCGATCAGTTCGTTACCGTAGAGTTGGTACGGACCGACCGTGCTGATGACGCACCTCGCCTGGCCGACCATCGCCTTCAGCGACGCGGGATCGCCGGCATCGGCCACGATCAGCGGCGTATCCTTGGGCGCACCGATCGCGTCACGGACGGAAGCGAGCTTGTCCTTGCTGCGCCCGGCCATCGCCCATTTCAGCGTCGCGTCGCCCGTGTAACGCTCGGCGAGATATTCGGCGACGAGCTGGCCGGTGAAGCCGGTGGCGCCGTAGACGACGATGTCGAATTTCGACGAAGACATGAGCGGGGTTTCCTGCAGAAACGCATTTAGGCCCTTTTGTCATTGCGAGCTCAGCGAAGCAATCCATAATCTCGGCGCGTTGAACTGGATTGCTTCGTCGCGTTGCTCCTTTGCACAAACGCTTCACGTTTGTCGCAGGCAATGACGGTTGCGCCTATTTCTTCCCGTACGACACGCCCATTCCGGCGCGCACGTCGGCCTGGATGCCGTAGGGCGCGATCGGATAGCGCAGGCCGTTCTTTGCGAGTTGCTTCATCCCCACAATGGCCTTGGCGAGAT encodes the following:
- a CDS encoding FAD-dependent oxidoreductase, with translation MSGRPTGRPKALVIGGGIAGPVTAIFLKKAGIGAELFEAWPYSTGIGGGLQIAPNGMHVLAEIGLADEMIRRGSIAESFDFHSQSGARLCSVNQNMRQRFGQPAVNMCRATLNEMLINKAWCENVELRFEKRLVAIEDRADRPVVAHFADGTMAEGDFVIGADGVHSAVRAHVIPDGPKPFDTGLIGFGGFVPRTAIADAPIGQRVVTTFGQSGFFGYGFCSSDENDSVMWWSTQPSSHRVDATAFRAMSQDAIKRHLLDFHAGWHDPIPRILDAAENIVVTATLDVATLPTWSRQRTLLIGDAAHATSPHAGQGASLALEDAMRLGRLMQDKQELGLTFQRFETERRPRAEKIVALARRNGNSKREFSATGAWIRDRMLKLLLPITAKGMDWMYAYDPRAA
- a CDS encoding saccharopine dehydrogenase family protein; protein product: MSSSKFDIVVYGATGFTGQLVAEYLAERYTGDATLKWAMAGRSKDKLASVRDAIGAPKDTPLIVADAGDPASLKAMVGQARCVISTVGPYQLYGNELIAACVEVGTDYVDLCGEPIWMRQMIDKHEAAAKASGARIVFSCGFDSVPFELGAFFVQEEAKRAFGAPALRVKGRVRNMRGTLSGGTAASAKATFDAVAKDLSLVAILNDPFALTPGFTGPKQPRGNKPAYEEDMQSWTAPFMMALINTRNVHRSNMLMGFPYGRDFIYDEMVLTGPGEKGEANAKLVMAANTEKTGPNAPKPGEGPSKEERENGLYDLLYVAIAPDGRQVRAAVKGDRDPGYGSTSKMISECAICLLRDTPDVPAGFWTPGAAMQHKLIKRLVDHAGLTFTVES